A region from the Defluviitalea raffinosedens genome encodes:
- a CDS encoding acetate/propionate family kinase, giving the protein MNILVINCGSSSLKYQLINMNEEKVYAKGLCERIGIDGSRLKHTPSGKDTIIIEAPMPNHKEAVKMVLDALTHEEYGVVKSMDEISAVGHRVVHGGESFSESVIIDEEVKKAIEACSELAPLHNPPNLIGIEACQHLMPNTPMVAVFDTAFHQTMPNYAYLYAIPYELYEKHKIRRYGFHGTSHKYVAYRAAELLGKPIEELKIVTCHLGNGASVCAVKNGKSVDTSMGFTPLAGLVMGTRCGDIDPAIVTYLQDKENLSAQEVDNLLNKKSGVLGLSGISSDFRDIEDAVKEGNEKAAVTMDVFNYIVAKYVGAYAAAMNGLDAIVFTAGLGENNHEVRRDVCKYLEFLGVKIDEEKNQCRGVERDFSAEGAKIRTLVIPTNEELMIARETKNLLKK; this is encoded by the coding sequence ATGAATATTCTTGTAATTAATTGTGGAAGTTCTTCTCTTAAATATCAATTAATTAATATGAATGAAGAAAAAGTATATGCAAAGGGTTTATGTGAAAGAATCGGTATAGATGGTTCCAGACTTAAACATACACCTTCTGGAAAAGATACGATCATAATTGAAGCACCTATGCCAAATCATAAGGAAGCGGTAAAAATGGTTTTAGATGCTTTAACCCATGAAGAATACGGAGTTGTTAAAAGCATGGATGAAATATCTGCTGTTGGACACAGAGTTGTTCATGGCGGAGAAAGCTTCAGCGAATCCGTTATAATAGATGAAGAAGTTAAAAAAGCGATAGAAGCTTGCAGTGAGCTAGCTCCATTACATAATCCACCAAACTTAATTGGAATTGAAGCTTGTCAGCATTTGATGCCAAATACACCTATGGTAGCTGTGTTTGATACTGCTTTCCACCAAACGATGCCCAATTACGCATATTTATATGCTATACCATATGAATTGTATGAAAAACATAAGATCAGACGCTATGGATTCCATGGAACATCTCATAAATATGTTGCTTACAGAGCAGCTGAATTGCTTGGAAAACCAATTGAAGAATTGAAAATTGTTACTTGCCATTTAGGAAATGGTGCGAGTGTATGCGCAGTGAAAAATGGAAAATCTGTTGATACCAGTATGGGCTTTACTCCTTTGGCAGGTTTAGTTATGGGAACACGCTGTGGAGATATCGATCCAGCAATTGTAACTTACTTGCAAGATAAAGAAAACCTTTCTGCTCAAGAAGTAGACAACTTGCTTAATAAAAAATCCGGTGTTCTTGGATTGTCAGGAATATCCAGCGATTTCAGGGATATTGAAGATGCAGTAAAAGAAGGCAATGAAAAAGCAGCGGTTACAATGGATGTGTTCAATTATATTGTTGCAAAATATGTAGGTGCTTATGCTGCAGCTATGAACGGTCTTGATGCAATAGTCTTTACTGCAGGTTTAGGAGAAAACAATCATGAAGTACGTAGAGATGTGTGTAAATATTTAGAGTTCCTTGGAGTTAAAATTGACGAAGAAAAAAATCAATGCAGAGGTGTAGAAAGAGATTTCTCTGCAGAAGGAGCAAAGATACGTACATTAGTGATTCCTACCAATGAAGAGCTGATGATCGCTCGCGAAACAAAGAATTTGCTCAAAAAATAA
- a CDS encoding YceD family protein — MIVNVSKIIKIPDITMELSFEEKIDFIESSSGKIKLLKPVYFTGTIANDGKVLYLKGNLSTVLELYCDRCTKPVETSLSINIEEKFSSEPIDEEEIHEINSGSEIDLTPIFIDAILLNIPMKIVCDTQCKGLCSQCGQNLNEGTCDCNQNEYDPRFAVLKTLFKDSE, encoded by the coding sequence ATGATAGTAAATGTATCGAAAATCATTAAAATTCCTGATATAACTATGGAATTGTCTTTTGAAGAAAAGATAGATTTCATAGAATCTAGTTCTGGAAAAATAAAACTTCTTAAGCCTGTATATTTTACTGGTACAATAGCAAATGATGGGAAAGTACTTTATTTGAAAGGTAATCTTTCGACTGTTTTAGAGTTGTACTGTGATCGTTGTACAAAACCAGTGGAGACCTCTTTATCGATAAATATTGAAGAAAAGTTCAGTAGTGAACCAATCGATGAAGAAGAAATTCATGAAATTAATAGTGGAAGTGAAATAGATTTAACACCAATATTCATTGACGCTATTTTGTTGAACATACCAATGAAAATAGTATGTGATACACAATGTAAAGGTCTTTGTTCGCAATGTGGACAAAATCTCAATGAAGGTACGTGTGACTGTAACCAAAATGAGTATGATCCACGATTTGCAGTTCTAAAGACTTTGTTTAAGGATTCTGAATAA
- the rpmF gene encoding 50S ribosomal protein L32 gives MAVPKRKTSKSRRDKRKANWKLTAPNLVECPKCGEAMMPHRACKACGTYNKRVVLDVE, from the coding sequence ATGGCTGTACCAAAAAGAAAAACATCCAAATCTAGAAGAGATAAAAGAAAAGCAAATTGGAAGTTAACTGCGCCAAATTTGGTTGAATGTCCAAAATGCGGAGAAGCTATGATGCCTCATAGAGCATGTAAAGCTTGTGGAACATATAATAAGAGAGTAGTATTAGACGTAGAATAG
- the plsX gene encoding phosphate acyltransferase PlsX produces MSDQVIVAVDAMGGDHAPREIVKGCIETTNLDDIKIILVGNEDQIKNELSQYTYDQSKISIAHASEVITMEDSPVTAIRKKKDSSMVVGLNLLKQKEADAFISAGNTGALLAGGTFLVGRIKGVERPALAPLIPNKKGFSLLIDCGANMDSKPGYLAQFAQMGSIYMEKIMGISSPKVGLVNVGAEKEKGNQLTKEAYSLIEALDVNFIGNIEARDIPYGEADVIVCDAFTGNIILKYTEGFGLALFDIIKEELTRNTSSKIGALLSKSAFKRVKNRFDYTEYGGAPMLGLQGLVVKAHGSSNAKAIGSAIRQAIKFKEQKIVDQIEQKINQ; encoded by the coding sequence ATGTCAGATCAAGTAATTGTTGCTGTGGATGCCATGGGTGGTGATCATGCTCCCCGTGAAATAGTAAAAGGCTGCATTGAAACGACAAATCTGGATGACATCAAAATTATTTTAGTTGGAAACGAAGATCAAATTAAAAATGAATTAAGTCAATATACTTATGATCAATCCAAAATATCCATTGCTCATGCTTCCGAAGTCATCACAATGGAAGATTCTCCTGTGACTGCTATAAGAAAGAAAAAAGACTCCTCAATGGTTGTTGGATTAAATCTTTTAAAACAGAAAGAAGCAGATGCTTTTATTTCCGCTGGAAATACTGGAGCACTCTTGGCAGGAGGTACTTTTCTTGTGGGACGTATCAAAGGAGTAGAACGACCTGCTCTTGCTCCTCTTATTCCCAATAAGAAAGGTTTTTCTTTGTTGATCGATTGTGGTGCTAACATGGATTCAAAGCCTGGTTATTTAGCTCAATTTGCTCAAATGGGTTCGATTTATATGGAAAAAATTATGGGTATTTCTTCCCCTAAAGTAGGATTGGTTAACGTAGGTGCAGAAAAAGAAAAAGGAAATCAATTAACAAAAGAAGCCTACTCACTCATTGAGGCATTGGATGTTAATTTTATAGGAAACATAGAAGCAAGAGATATCCCTTACGGGGAAGCAGATGTTATTGTATGCGATGCATTTACAGGTAACATCATTTTAAAATATACAGAAGGATTTGGGCTTGCTTTATTTGACATCATAAAAGAAGAACTCACAAGAAACACGTCATCAAAAATTGGTGCGTTGCTTTCCAAGTCAGCTTTTAAGCGAGTGAAGAATAGATTTGATTACACTGAATATGGCGGAGCACCTATGTTGGGACTTCAGGGATTAGTTGTAAAAGCCCATGGCAGTTCAAATGCCAAAGCAATTGGAAGTGCTATTCGCCAAGCCATAAAATTTAAAGAGCAGAAAATTGTAGATCAAATTGAGCAAAAAATAAACCAATAA
- the acpP gene encoding acyl carrier protein, whose protein sequence is MILKRVKEIIAEQLNIQESEITEETSFQDDLGADSLDIFQIIMALEEEFDMEISNEDAEKITTVGDAVEYIKNAVASE, encoded by the coding sequence ATGATACTTAAAAGAGTGAAAGAAATTATTGCTGAACAACTTAATATTCAAGAATCAGAAATTACCGAAGAAACATCTTTTCAAGATGATTTAGGCGCAGATTCCTTGGATATTTTTCAAATTATTATGGCATTAGAAGAAGAATTTGATATGGAAATTTCAAATGAAGATGCAGAAAAAATTACAACTGTAGGTGATGCAGTGGAATATATTAAAAATGCAGTTGCTTCTGAATAA
- the rnc gene encoding ribonuclease III, protein MKKSNPRKIEDLEKIIDYSFKDKNWIIEALTHSSYSNESKKQYLPNNERLEFLGDAILDLIISDYIFHKYPDMPEGELTKLRASIVCEPSLADAALKIHLGDFIYLGKGEELSGGRERVSILADTFEALLGAIYLDGKMESAIKFVQKVLIPSIEFIKNNHMYMDYKTLLQEKIQKTSSSPIDYHTINETGPDHNKEFFVEVRHNGTVLGQGKGKSKKEAEQNAAFNALHSFMR, encoded by the coding sequence ATGAAAAAATCGAATCCCAGAAAAATTGAGGATTTAGAAAAGATCATCGACTATTCATTTAAAGATAAGAACTGGATCATTGAGGCTTTGACACACAGTTCGTACTCCAATGAAAGTAAAAAACAGTATCTTCCTAATAATGAACGATTAGAATTCCTTGGAGATGCTATTTTGGATTTAATTATCAGTGATTATATTTTTCATAAATATCCTGATATGCCTGAAGGAGAATTAACGAAACTCCGGGCAAGTATAGTATGTGAGCCCTCCTTGGCAGATGCAGCTTTAAAAATTCATTTGGGTGATTTTATTTATCTTGGAAAAGGTGAAGAATTATCTGGCGGACGAGAACGGGTTTCCATTCTGGCAGATACTTTTGAAGCTTTATTAGGCGCAATTTACCTTGATGGAAAGATGGAAAGTGCCATTAAGTTTGTACAAAAAGTATTAATTCCGTCCATCGAGTTCATCAAAAATAATCATATGTACATGGATTATAAAACCTTACTGCAAGAGAAAATTCAAAAAACCAGTTCCTCGCCAATAGACTATCATACAATCAATGAAACTGGTCCCGATCACAATAAAGAATTTTTTGTTGAAGTAAGACATAATGGCACTGTGCTTGGTCAAGGGAAAGGTAAAAGCAAAAAGGAAGCGGAGCAAAATGCAGCTTTCAATGCACTCCATTCATTCATGAGGTGA
- the smc gene encoding chromosome segregation protein SMC, translating to MYLKRLEIQGFKSFADTLKLDFNKGISAVVGPNGSGKSNIADSIRWVLGEQSAKTLRGSKMEDIIFAGTQNRKPLGFAEVTITFDNSDGKIPISFGEVSITRRIYRSGESEYSINGTSCRLRDIYELFMDTGVGKEGYSIIGQGQIDRILSSKPEDRRFLFEEAVGIVKYKNRKLEAEKKLEIERQNLIRVEDIISELEKQIQPLSLQAEKAKEYLSIKEKLKIVDLNIFIEEADQLRKELTTLEESSSINEEELMRQKNFLSDQKEEYARIRQEIDKTEEEIFQIQNNISDIKTLIEKIEGDNKVILQEIHHLSQDIRRLQNECEQLQGKVVQKDEEKVQLSFKANGITLELKSKKAILEEKEHHFNELTKLLSASETEIERFKSDIIEKMNQSSDLKSNIQKMKGLLEQIENRRNQIETEKSRIKSQYKEQEVHLKALNKIHEDKQSKIQILQKDIDELKVQNKQILEAIQQKNRHTSALTEKMHQLKSRQQILEQMEKEFEGFSKSVKSILRLKQEHPESWKGICGVVAELVKVPEGYETAIEVALGSSMQNIVTTTEEVSKKAIEYLRKNQLGRSTFLPLSAIKEKELGKEKNQLMQEEGVLGIASSIISYEPIYHNVISYLLGRVIIVKDLDCGIAIAKKYDHKYKLVTLDGDVLNAGGSMTGGSIYQKTSSIFSRSRELRELTSELNTVVDALEEAKKDLIKYEETKNQNLSEIENKKSVLQELNIELVSRNHEIEQCKDALLQIENKKKQFALEEEQLNIQYEDLLAKLSEKTKVLNDIEKDIEEIHSKVDTHQSHIQSERALKEDLTQSITELKIQISSLEQNNDHISENIERLENEIQALILEKHKKEEEIKNCYQQTEFKQQEIQENKSKIDHLYLSLQDKTNSQNALQESKKERLVRIQEYEEKINKTTENIERIQQEIHRLENKKTKFKLDQENLFNRIWEEYEETYTSALNYKKDMGSIAQMKKLSAEYITQIKSLGHINLEAINEYEKVKERYEFLSVQRDDILNAEQKLRNIIQELTASMEKQFKENFAVISSNFNEVFRELFGGGKGYLQLTEEDNVLESGIEIIAQPPGKKLQNMMLLSGGERALTAIALLFSILKMKPSPFCLLDEIEAALDDANVNRFARFLKRFGDQTQFIVITHRKGTMEVADTLYGVTMQEQGISKLVSVKLSDVVENEEAS from the coding sequence ATGTATTTAAAAAGATTAGAAATACAAGGCTTTAAATCCTTTGCTGATACCTTGAAATTGGATTTCAATAAAGGTATAAGTGCTGTCGTCGGCCCTAACGGAAGTGGAAAAAGTAATATTGCAGATTCTATTAGATGGGTTTTGGGAGAGCAAAGTGCAAAAACTCTTAGAGGCTCAAAAATGGAAGATATCATTTTTGCAGGGACTCAAAACAGAAAACCCCTTGGATTCGCTGAAGTTACTATTACTTTTGACAATTCTGATGGGAAAATACCTATTTCTTTTGGAGAGGTAAGTATCACTAGAAGAATTTATAGGTCTGGAGAAAGTGAATATTCTATCAATGGGACCTCCTGCCGTTTAAGAGATATTTATGAGTTATTCATGGATACAGGTGTGGGGAAAGAAGGTTACTCCATTATTGGACAAGGTCAGATTGATAGAATACTCAGTAGTAAACCAGAAGACAGAAGGTTCCTATTTGAAGAAGCAGTGGGTATTGTAAAGTATAAAAATAGAAAACTGGAAGCAGAAAAAAAATTAGAAATTGAAAGACAGAATTTAATACGGGTAGAAGATATCATTTCCGAACTGGAAAAGCAAATACAACCTTTATCCCTTCAGGCAGAAAAGGCTAAAGAATATTTAAGTATTAAAGAAAAACTAAAAATCGTTGATTTAAACATCTTTATTGAAGAAGCAGACCAATTAAGAAAGGAATTAACCACTTTAGAAGAATCCTCTTCTATTAATGAAGAAGAGTTAATGCGTCAAAAAAATTTTTTGTCTGATCAAAAAGAAGAATACGCCAGAATTCGACAAGAAATAGATAAGACGGAAGAAGAAATCTTTCAAATTCAAAATAATATTTCAGATATTAAAACTTTAATTGAAAAAATAGAAGGAGATAACAAAGTTATTCTTCAGGAAATTCATCATCTAAGTCAAGATATCCGAAGACTTCAAAACGAATGCGAACAGCTCCAGGGCAAAGTTGTTCAAAAAGATGAAGAAAAAGTTCAGCTTTCTTTTAAAGCTAATGGGATTACATTAGAATTAAAAAGTAAAAAAGCGATTTTAGAAGAAAAGGAACATCATTTTAACGAGCTTACGAAATTACTGTCTGCCAGTGAAACGGAAATTGAGAGATTTAAATCTGATATTATCGAAAAAATGAATCAGTCCTCAGATTTAAAAAGCAACATTCAAAAAATGAAAGGCCTTTTGGAGCAAATAGAAAATCGTAGGAATCAGATTGAAACAGAAAAAAGCCGTATTAAAAGTCAATATAAAGAACAAGAGGTTCATTTAAAAGCTCTTAATAAAATTCATGAAGACAAGCAAAGTAAAATCCAGATTTTACAAAAGGATATAGATGAACTCAAGGTTCAAAATAAACAGATTCTTGAAGCCATCCAGCAAAAAAACAGACATACAAGTGCTTTAACAGAAAAAATGCATCAACTCAAATCCAGGCAGCAGATTTTAGAGCAGATGGAAAAAGAGTTTGAAGGTTTCAGTAAAAGCGTTAAAAGTATTTTGCGGCTAAAACAAGAGCATCCTGAATCCTGGAAAGGTATTTGCGGTGTGGTTGCTGAGCTGGTTAAAGTTCCCGAAGGATATGAAACTGCGATCGAAGTTGCTCTTGGAAGCAGTATGCAAAATATTGTTACTACTACTGAAGAAGTATCGAAAAAAGCAATTGAATATTTGAGAAAAAATCAATTAGGCAGGTCTACTTTTTTACCTCTATCTGCGATAAAAGAAAAAGAATTAGGTAAAGAAAAAAATCAATTGATGCAAGAAGAAGGCGTTCTTGGTATTGCTTCTTCAATTATTAGTTATGAACCGATTTATCATAATGTTATTTCTTATTTATTAGGCAGAGTAATCATTGTTAAAGATTTGGACTGTGGAATAGCTATTGCAAAGAAATATGACCATAAATATAAGTTAGTTACTCTGGACGGAGATGTTTTAAACGCTGGAGGTTCTATGACCGGAGGAAGCATCTATCAAAAAACAAGCAGTATTTTTTCCAGATCAAGAGAATTAAGAGAATTAACCAGTGAGTTGAATACCGTTGTGGATGCATTAGAAGAAGCAAAAAAAGATTTGATCAAGTATGAAGAAACCAAGAATCAAAATTTAAGCGAAATTGAAAATAAGAAATCAGTCCTTCAAGAGCTGAATATTGAGTTGGTATCAAGAAATCATGAGATTGAACAGTGTAAAGATGCTCTTTTGCAAATAGAAAATAAGAAAAAGCAATTTGCATTAGAAGAAGAGCAATTAAATATTCAATATGAAGATTTATTGGCTAAACTGTCCGAAAAAACTAAAGTACTCAATGATATAGAAAAAGATATTGAAGAAATTCATAGCAAAGTAGATACACATCAATCCCATATTCAAAGTGAACGGGCTTTAAAAGAAGACTTAACTCAAAGCATTACGGAATTAAAAATTCAGATTTCTTCTTTAGAACAAAATAACGATCATATCAGTGAAAATATAGAACGACTGGAAAATGAGATTCAAGCTTTAATCTTGGAAAAACATAAAAAAGAAGAAGAAATAAAAAATTGCTATCAGCAAACTGAATTTAAGCAGCAAGAAATACAAGAAAACAAAAGTAAAATAGATCATTTATATTTATCTTTACAAGATAAAACTAATAGCCAAAATGCTTTGCAGGAATCTAAAAAAGAACGCTTGGTAAGGATTCAGGAATATGAAGAGAAAATCAATAAAACTACAGAAAATATTGAACGTATTCAACAGGAAATACATCGTCTGGAAAACAAAAAAACAAAATTTAAACTGGATCAGGAAAATTTGTTTAATCGTATCTGGGAAGAATATGAAGAAACCTATACCTCTGCTCTAAATTATAAAAAAGATATGGGGTCTATTGCTCAAATGAAAAAGCTGTCCGCTGAGTATATCACTCAAATCAAAAGCCTGGGCCATATAAATTTAGAAGCAATCAACGAATATGAAAAAGTAAAGGAACGTTATGAATTTTTGTCTGTTCAGAGAGATGATATATTGAATGCTGAGCAAAAGCTGCGTAATATTATTCAGGAATTAACAGCTTCTATGGAAAAGCAATTCAAAGAGAATTTTGCTGTTATTTCTTCTAATTTCAATGAGGTATTTAGAGAATTATTTGGAGGCGGGAAAGGATATCTTCAACTGACAGAGGAAGACAATGTTCTTGAATCGGGAATCGAGATTATCGCTCAACCTCCGGGTAAAAAACTTCAAAATATGATGCTTTTATCAGGAGGGGAAAGAGCATTGACTGCTATCGCTCTATTATTTTCTATTTTAAAAATGAAGCCTTCCCCATTTTGCTTATTAGATGAAATTGAAGCCGCTTTAGACGATGCAAATGTGAATCGTTTTGCCCGTTTTTTAAAAAGATTTGGTGATCAGACTCAATTCATTGTTATTACACATAGAAAAGGAACTATGGAAGTAGCAGATACCTTATATGGCGTAACCATGCAGGAACAAGGAATTTCGAAATTAGTTTCAGTAAAGCTTTCTGATGTAGTGGAAAATGAAGAAGCAAGTTAA
- the ftsY gene encoding signal recognition particle-docking protein FtsY: MEETTEENPKPKVGFFAKLVKGLTKTRSNIMDGIDQVLKSFKKIDEELFEELEEALIMADIGVETTLKIINELRVKVKEQKITEASELKRLLIDEISTLLEQGDHEIHIDESPTVILVIGVNGVGKTTTIGKLAHHMKQQNKKVLLAAADTFRAAAIDQLEVWGNRAGVDVIRHQENSDPAAVIFDAVQAAKSRKIDVLICDTAGRLHNKKNLMEELRKIFRVISREYPEARKEVLLVLDATTGQNALQQVKLFKEVADITGIILTKLDGTAKGGIIIPINSEMNIPVKYIGVGEGIDDLQPFNPKEFANALFAEENNDSL, encoded by the coding sequence ATTGAAGAAACAACTGAGGAAAATCCTAAGCCTAAAGTAGGTTTTTTTGCTAAACTGGTTAAAGGACTTACTAAGACAAGAAGCAACATTATGGATGGAATCGATCAAGTCCTTAAGTCCTTTAAAAAGATCGATGAGGAATTATTTGAGGAATTAGAAGAAGCTCTTATTATGGCGGATATAGGTGTAGAAACTACACTTAAAATTATTAATGAGTTAAGAGTAAAAGTAAAAGAGCAAAAAATCACTGAAGCTTCAGAACTTAAAAGACTTCTTATTGATGAGATTTCAACCCTTCTTGAACAAGGAGATCATGAAATTCATATCGATGAAAGCCCTACTGTTATTTTAGTAATCGGTGTGAATGGCGTTGGCAAAACAACGACAATTGGTAAGCTGGCTCATCATATGAAGCAGCAAAATAAAAAAGTATTGCTGGCGGCGGCAGATACTTTCCGTGCAGCAGCTATAGACCAACTGGAAGTATGGGGTAACAGAGCGGGGGTAGATGTTATCCGTCATCAGGAAAATTCAGATCCTGCAGCAGTGATCTTTGATGCAGTACAAGCGGCCAAGTCCAGAAAAATTGATGTATTAATCTGTGATACTGCTGGAAGACTTCATAACAAAAAGAATCTGATGGAGGAGTTAAGAAAAATATTCAGAGTAATCAGCAGAGAGTATCCCGAAGCACGAAAAGAAGTTTTGTTAGTGCTTGATGCAACAACTGGTCAAAATGCATTGCAACAAGTCAAACTATTTAAAGAAGTTGCAGATATTACAGGAATAATTTTAACAAAATTAGATGGAACAGCAAAGGGCGGTATCATTATCCCAATCAATTCAGAAATGAATATTCCTGTAAAATACATAGGTGTAGGAGAAGGCATCGATGATCTGCAGCCCTTTAATCCTAAAGAATTTGCTAATGCCTTGTTTGCAGAAGAAAATAATGACTCCTTGTAA
- the ylxM gene encoding YlxM family DNA-binding protein, whose protein sequence is MDNILRITLLYDFYGELLTDKQKNVFELYYQNDLSLAEIAEQLQISRQGVYDTLKRSENILFQYEETLHLVERFLANKQRIKEMIQIMDEIEKDFNNPQKIKTQIGDMKQIAYKILDE, encoded by the coding sequence ATGGATAATATTTTAAGAATCACTCTTCTCTATGATTTTTATGGAGAACTGTTAACTGACAAACAGAAAAATGTGTTCGAGTTGTATTATCAAAATGACTTATCTTTGGCTGAAATTGCTGAACAACTCCAAATCAGCAGACAAGGAGTTTATGATACGTTAAAGCGTTCTGAAAATATTTTATTTCAGTACGAAGAAACCTTGCATTTGGTTGAGCGTTTTCTCGCAAATAAGCAGCGTATTAAAGAAATGATTCAAATCATGGATGAGATAGAAAAAGACTTTAATAACCCGCAAAAAATCAAAACTCAGATTGGTGATATGAAACAGATTGCATATAAAATATTAGATGAATGA
- the ffh gene encoding signal recognition particle protein, with the protein MAFESLSDKLQDVFKKLKSKGKLTEKDVTAALREVKLALLEADVNFKVVKSFIDKIKERAVGQEVLESLTPGQQVIKIVHEELIDLMGSTQSKLTFSSMPPTVYMMVGLQGAGKTTTSGKLGGQIKKMGKKPLLVACDVYRPAAIKQLQVVGSQVGVPVFSIEDSKQPVEIAKAALEYAKANHNDVVIVDTAGRLHIDEKLMNELEEIKSAVKPQEILLVVDAMTGQDAVNVAESFNEKLGIDGVILTKLDGDTRGGAALSVRSVTQKPIKYVGLGEKLEDLQPFYPDRMASRILGMGDVLTLIEKAQQSFDAKKVSALEQKFRKMEFDFDDFLEQMQQVKKMGPLNQILGMIPGMNTQKLGDIEVDEKEIAHIEAIIKSMTKEEREDPSILNGSRKRRIAAGSGRDLQEVNRLIKQFEQMRKMMKQLSDMTKGKKGKFKLPFM; encoded by the coding sequence ATGGCTTTTGAAAGTTTGTCCGACAAGCTTCAAGATGTTTTTAAAAAATTAAAAAGTAAAGGGAAGTTGACAGAAAAAGATGTTACTGCTGCACTGCGGGAAGTAAAATTAGCACTATTAGAAGCGGATGTTAACTTTAAAGTTGTTAAATCATTTATAGATAAGATAAAAGAGAGAGCAGTTGGTCAAGAAGTTTTAGAAAGTTTAACCCCAGGACAGCAAGTTATTAAAATTGTACATGAAGAATTAATTGATCTGATGGGAAGTACCCAAAGCAAATTGACCTTTTCCAGCATGCCTCCTACTGTATATATGATGGTAGGTTTACAGGGGGCCGGAAAGACAACTACTTCCGGTAAACTGGGTGGGCAAATAAAAAAGATGGGGAAAAAACCTTTATTGGTAGCTTGTGACGTTTATCGTCCTGCAGCGATCAAACAGCTTCAAGTTGTTGGTTCTCAGGTAGGAGTTCCTGTATTTTCTATAGAGGATTCTAAGCAACCGGTTGAAATTGCCAAAGCTGCACTGGAGTATGCAAAGGCCAACCATAATGATGTCGTGATTGTCGATACCGCTGGTCGCCTCCATATAGATGAAAAATTGATGAATGAATTAGAGGAAATCAAATCTGCTGTAAAGCCCCAGGAAATTCTTCTTGTAGTAGATGCAATGACTGGTCAGGATGCAGTTAATGTTGCCGAAAGTTTCAATGAAAAATTGGGAATTGACGGAGTAATCCTCACCAAATTGGATGGAGACACCAGAGGAGGAGCAGCATTATCTGTGCGGTCAGTTACTCAAAAACCAATAAAATATGTTGGTTTAGGGGAAAAATTAGAAGATCTTCAGCCTTTTTATCCTGACCGAATGGCTTCAAGAATACTGGGAATGGGAGATGTATTAACGCTTATCGAAAAAGCCCAGCAGAGTTTTGATGCAAAAAAGGTATCTGCCTTGGAGCAAAAGTTCCGAAAGATGGAATTTGATTTTGATGACTTTTTAGAGCAAATGCAGCAAGTTAAGAAAATGGGGCCACTAAATCAAATACTGGGAATGATCCCTGGTATGAATACGCAAAAATTAGGTGACATTGAAGTTGATGAAAAAGAAATTGCCCATATAGAAGCCATTATAAAATCTATGACTAAGGAAGAAAGAGAAGATCCTTCCATTTTAAACGGCTCAAGAAAGAGGAGAATTGCTGCTGGAAGTGGAAGGGATCTTCAGGAAGTCAATCGACTGATTAAACAGTTTGAGCAAATGAGAAAAATGATGAAGCAATTATCAGATATGACCAAAGGCAAAAAAGGAAAATTTAAGCTTCCTTTTATGTAA
- the rpsP gene encoding 30S ribosomal protein S16, producing MAVRMRLRRMGAKKAPFYRIVVADSRSPRDGRFIEEVGYYDPTKDPIELKVNEELVQKWLKNGAQPSDTVKALLKKANILQ from the coding sequence ATGGCAGTTAGAATGAGATTAAGAAGAATGGGTGCAAAAAAAGCTCCTTTCTATAGAATTGTTGTTGCAGATTCAAGATCTCCAAGAGATGGAAGATTTATTGAAGAAGTTGGATATTATGATCCAACAAAAGATCCAATTGAATTAAAAGTAAATGAAGAGCTTGTTCAAAAATGGCTTAAAAATGGTGCTCAACCTTCCGACACTGTGAAAGCTTTACTTAAGAAAGCTAATATACTCCAATAG
- a CDS encoding KH domain-containing protein: MKDLVEMIAKALVDHPEAVEVNEIEGERSVILELKVAPEDMGKVIGKQGRIAKAIRTVVKAAATRENKRVVVEILQ; the protein is encoded by the coding sequence ATGAAAGATCTCGTTGAAATGATTGCTAAAGCTTTAGTGGATCATCCCGAAGCTGTAGAAGTAAATGAGATAGAAGGAGAACGTTCTGTTATTCTCGAATTAAAAGTTGCACCTGAGGATATGGGAAAAGTTATTGGAAAACAAGGAAGAATTGCTAAAGCAATTCGCACAGTAGTGAAAGCGGCTGCAACTCGCGAAAATAAACGAGTAGTCGTTGAAATTTTACAATAA